The region GGCACCGCGACGACCTCCCGGCGGTGGAACGGGAACTCGCCGAGGTCGACGGGGTGACCGTGCTGATTTACGACGACCGCTGCGCGGCGGAGGAGCGGCGGCTGCGCAAACGCGGCGAACTGCCCACGCCGACGGCCAAGGTGGTGGTCAACGAGCGGGTGTGCGAGGGCTGCGGCGACTGCGGCGAGGCTTCCACCTGCCTGTCGGTCCAGCCGGTGGAGACCGAGTTCGGCCGCAAGACCCGCATCCACCAGGCGTCGTGCAACTCCGACCTGAGCTGCCTCAAGGGCGACTGCCCGTCGTTCCTGCTCGTCGAGCCCCGTCCCCGCCCCCGGGCCCGGGACGAGGTGCCCGGGCCGCCGGTCGCGCTGACCGAGCCGGCGCCGAGGTTCCCCGGGCGGCCGGTGCTGCTGCGGCTGCCCGGCATCGGCGGCACCGGCGTCGTCACCGTCTCGCAGATCCTCCAGATGGCCGCGCACCTGGACGGCCTGCACGCCGCCGGGCTCGACCAGACCGGGCTGGCGCAGAAGGGCGGCCCGGTCGTCAGCGACGTGCGCGTCTCCCCGCACCCGATCACGGGCTCGGTGCGCGCCACCCGGGGCGCGGCCGACGTCCTGCTCTGCTTCGACGTGCTCGGCGCCGCCGCGGACGGCACGCTCGCCGTCGCCTCGCCCGGGCGCACGGTCGCCGTCGTGAACACCGCGATCGTGCCGACCGCCGCCATGGTGACCGGCCGCGCCGCGCTTCCCGGGCCCGAGGACGCGCTCGCCCGCCTGGAGTCGGCCACCGTGCCGGGTGGCAACGTCCACCTGGACGCGGGCGCGCTGGCCGACGCGCTGTTCGGCGACCACATGCCCGCCAACCTCGTGCTGGTGGGCGCGGCCTACCAGCACGGCTGCCTGCCGATCTCGGCGGACGCGATCGAGTGGGCGATCAGGCTCAACGGCGCCGCCGTCGAGACGAACCTCGCGGCCTTCCGGTGGGGCCGGGCCGCCGTGCTGGACCGCGAGGCCGTGTTCCGAGCCGCGATCCCGGGGACGCCAGCCCCTCAGGAGGCCGCGGAGGAAATCGGTGAGGAGACCCTGGAAGCCGCGCTGGCCGTACGGGTCGCCGACCTGACCGGATACCAGAACGCCGGGTACGCCGGGTCGTACGCCCGCGAGGTGCGCCGGGTGGCGGCCCTCGCCGCCGAGCGCGCGGGGGAGAAGGCGGGCGACCGGATCGCGATCGCGTACTCGCGGGGGCTGCACAAGCTGCTGGCGTACAAGGACGAGTACGAGGTCGCGCGGCTGCACCTAGACCCGGTGGAGCGCGCCAGGCGCGAGCGGGAGTTCGGCGCGGACGCCGACGTGTCGGTGCTACTGCATCCGCCGTTGCTGCGGGCGATGGGCCTGAAGCGGAAGATCAGGCTGCGCCGGTCGGCCGGCGTCGTGTTCCGCGGGCTGCGGGCCGCCCGCGCGCTGCGCGGCACCGCGGCCGACGTGTTCGGGTACGCCGCCGTCCGCAGGGTGGAGCGCACGCTGCCCGGGGAGTACCGCGAGCTGGTGCGGCGGGCCCTCGACGGGCTCACCCCGGCGAACGCCGCCGCCGTCGCCGAGATCGCCGGGCTTCCGGACATGATCCGCGGTTACGAGGGCATCAAGCTCGCCAGGGTGGCCGAGTTCCGCGACCGGGCCGCGGCCCTTCTCGCCCGGCTGGACGACCCATCGCCTGTGGAGGCACAGTGATTCGGGAGGCGCGGTGACCGTCGAGCGGCTGCTGCCGGGGCAGGACGCCCGGGACCTGATCGAGCTGACCCGGGAGATCGCCGACAAGGAGCTCGCCCGCCGGGTCGACGAGCACGAGCGCGCCGAGACCTATCCCGAGGGGCTGTTCGCCACGCTCGGCTCCGCCGGGCTGCTCGGCCTGCCCTATCCGGAGGAGTACGGCGGGGGCGGCCAGCCGTACGAGGTGTATCTCCAGGTCATCGAGGAGCTGGCGGCGCGGTGGGCGGCCGTCGCGGTCGCGGTCAGCGTCCACACGCTGGCCTGTTACCCCCTGGCGGCGTACGGCACGCCGGAGCAGCGGGCGCGCCTGCTGCCGGACATGCTGGCCGGGCGGCTGATCGGCGGCTACAGCCTGTCGGAGCCGCAGGCCGGCTCGGACGCCGCCGCCCTGACCTGCCGGGCCGACAGGACCGAGGGCGGCTACCGGATCACCGGCACCAAGGCGTGGATCACGCACGGCGGCCGGGCCGACTTCTACGCGCTGTTCGCCCGCACCGGCCCGGGTCCGCGCGGCGTCTCCTGCTTCCTCGCGCCCGGCGCGGCCGAGGGCCTCACGTTCGGCCGCCCCGAGGAGAAGATGGGCCTGCACGCCATCCCGACCACCACCGCGCACTGGGACGGCGCGCTGATCGAGGCGGACCGGCTCGTCGGCGTGGAGGGACAGGGCCTCTCCATCGCCTTCGGGGCGCTCGACTCCGGCAGGCTGGGCATCGCCGCCTGCGCGACCGGTCTCGCCCAGGCCGCGCTCGACGAGGCCGTCGCGTACGCCAAGGAGCGCGAGACGTTCGGTAAGAAGATCATCGACCACCAGGGGCTCGGCTTCCTGCTCGCCGACATGGCCGCCGGAGTCGACGCCGCCCGCGCCACCTACATCGACGCGGCCCGCCGCCGCGACGCCGGGCTGCCGTACAGCAGGCAGGCCAGCGTCGCCAAGCTGGTCGCGACCGACACCGCGATGCGGGTCACCACCGACGCCGTCCAGATCTTCGGCGGGTACGGCTACACGCGCGAGTTCCGGGTCGAGCGCTACATGCGCGAAGCCAAGATCATGCAGATCTTCGAGGGCACCAACCAGATCCAGCGCCTCGTCATCAGCCGCCACCTCGCCAGGTAGCGACCGGTAGCGACCTGAAGCGACACCGTCACTGGAGCCCGGGCAGCCTGTAGACCCAGTACGCTCCCTGCCGGCCCGAGACGTTGTACGGCGTCCTCACCGCGTCCGGATAACCGTACGTCGTGGGGATGTGGTTGCCCCGTGTCCTGTCCCGGGAGGCTTCGGGGGTGTCGTAGACGCTTTCGGCGGTGATGGGGACCTTGCTCCCGGCCTGCTGGGCCGCGGCGAGGAGGTCACTGTGGAAGATCTGGACGCGGGCCTTGCAGCCCGTGCACGGCCCGATATTGCTGATCAGGATGACCTGGACGCTTTTGGCGGCGACGTTGAATCCTTGATCGGTGATCCACTCGTAGGCTTCGAGCAGAGTGGTGACCTCGCTGTCCTGCTGCGAGAGCTTGGCCTCGTCCAAGCTGATCTCTGCGGGACGTGCGGCACCGTCTGCCGTCGTGAGGGTGTACCAGCCCTGGCCGGACCTGGGTGCTGCGACCGGGGTCAGGTAACAGTTCTCACTGTCGCCCTCGGACGGGATGTTGCCGTCGACGATCACCATGATGCGGGAGTACAGCCCGGGTTCCCCGACATGATGGTCCTTTGCGGCCAATTCGTGGAGTGCGGCCAGTTCTCGCACAATTGCCCCGGTTCGCGCGTCAGGGCTTTGAGCCTGCGTATGTGACATCGTCGTCCTCGTTGATTCGGGGACTCCACCTTCTCACCGGGAGAGAGGGAATCAAGGGGTGCCGGTGTCCTGTTCCGGCCAGCACCGCAGGTAGTGGCCCTCGTCGTCAGCCGCCCCCTCGCCCGCTGATGACGACCGCGTACGGCGCCTGGCCCACCCGTTAGCCTCGTTCTGGAGCCTCACACCTGGACGACGCGGACGGAGGTGTGTGCGGCGGATGACCGAGACCGACCCGCACATCCATGTCGAGCAGAAGGTCATGCAGGCCGGCGCCGGCTACCGCAATCTGCTCGCGTCGTCGCTGGGGCGCGCTCCCGGCGCGCCGGGCGTCGTCACCACCGGGTGCGGACTCCGGGTGCCCTACGCGATGACCTCGCCTCGTTTGGAGAGCGTCACCTGCCTCGCGTGCCGCGAGCACGCGCACTGGGAGCACCTGCGCCACGCCGAGCAGGTGGAGCGCCTGGGCGGGATGCCCGGCGCGCCCGTGACCGGGGCTCAGGCGGCCGAGGCCGCGCGATGGGCCCGGGACGTAGCGAAGCGGTTCTCGGGCCGGTAACCCGCGGGACACCGGGCCTCCCGGGATGGGGAGACCCGGTCGGTGCCCGTTCCGATCATGGCGTACCGTGGTGCGAGTTATATCCCTTAAATCGCTTTATGGGGGAATCGTGGGGAAGCCGGTTCTGCAGATCGTCGTCGCCAGCACGCGACCGGGGCGGACGGGGCTGCCGGTCGCGCGGTGGTTCCGGGAGCGCGCGGCCGCGCACGACGCGTTCGAGGTCGAGCTCGTCGACCTGGCGGAGGTGAACCTCCCGTTCCTGGACGAGCCCCACCACCCCCGGCTGCGGCAGTACGTCAACCAGCACACCAAGGAGTGGAGCGCGACCATCGAACGCGGCGACGCGTTCGTGTTCGTCACGCCGGAGTACAACTACGGCTTCAACGCGGTGCTGAAGAACGCCATCGACTACCTGCACCACGAGTGGCAGTACAAGCCGGTCGGGTTCGTCAGCTACGGCGGCGTCTCCGCGGGGACGCGCGCGGTGCAGATGCTCAAGCAGGTCGTCACCACGCTGAAAATGGTGCCGGTGTCGGAGGCGGTCTCGATCCCGTTCGTCGCCCAGTTCCTCGACGAGGAGGGCCGCCTGCGGTCCAACGACGTCATGGACGGCGCGGCGGACGCGATGCTGGCCGAGCTCGCCCGGCTCGCCGCCGCCCTGCGGCACCTGCGCCCCGCCGCCTGACGCCCGGGAACGCGGCCGGGAATCAGGCCGGGAATCAAGCGGGGATGGTCACCCGGGCAGGGGTCGCGGCACTAATCCGCAAGCAGGGGGAGCAGCGCGGCTTCCAGGTCCGCCGGCGCGCGGTAGTGGACGCCGGTCATGCCGAGGGCACTCGCCGCGGCGACGTTCTCGGCCCGGTCGTCCACGAAAAGGCAGCGCTCCGCCGGCGCGCCCGCGTGCTCGACGGCGATCTCGAAGATCCGCCGGTCGGGTTTGATCACGCCCACGTCGTAGCTGCTCACCACGTGATCGAAGGCGTCGTGCAGCTCCAGCTCGCGCAGGTGGGCGGCCAGCTCGGAGGTCGCGTTGCTGACGAGCACGACGGGGACGCGGGCGCGGGCCCGCGTGAGCAGCGCCAGCACCTCCTCGTCGGCCCAGGTGCGGGCCGTGATCCACTCGCCGATCAGCGCGCCCGCCCGCGCGGCTGAGCCCACCAGCCCGGCGAGGACCGGTACGGCCGACGCCAGCCACTCCTCACGGGTCACCAGGCCGGTCAGCGCCGGGACGAGCAGCGGCGACGCGCCGGTCACCCGGGCCACGGTCCCCGGCTCCACGCCGTACGCGCGCTCGATCTCCGTCTGCTGCTCCAGGTCCTGCAGTTTCAGGACGCCGTCGAAGTCGCACAACACCGCGTCGAATGGTCTGCCCGCCACGGTTCAGAGCCTACTTACGGATCACGTGGCGAGTGCCGCGTAGAAGGCGAGGTGGCGTTCGGCGGCGGACCACGTGTGGCGCGCTGCCGGCTCCCGGTGGGGACGGGTGCGTAACCTGGGAGGACGCGACCGGCGCGCAAGGGGGTGACGCCCGGGATCATGACTGTCACGGTGTTCCTCGGCCTCGTGGCCGCGGCCCTCCTCGGGCTGGGCTTCGTCGCGCAGCAGCACGTCGCGTACACGGAGCCGCTGGGCGAGATGCTGCACGTGCGCCTGCTGCTCGACCTCGCGCGCAAGCCGGTGTGGCGGGCCGGGATCGCCCTGATGGTCGGTGGCCAGATCGCCGGCGCGCTGGCGCTGCGGCGCGCCGACGTGGCGTCCGTGGAGCCGCTTCTCGCGACCAACCTCATCTTCGCCCTGGGCGCGGCGGCCCTGCTGTACCAGGAGCGCCTGGGCGGGACGGAGTGGCTGGGCGCGGTGCTGGTCAGCGGGGGCGTCGCCGCGTTCCTGGTGGCCGGGCGCCCGCACGGGGGCGGGATGCCGGCGTCGGGATCCCTGGTGTGGATCGCCGTGCTCGTCGTGGTCGCCGTCGCCGCGGGGATGGTCGTGGTGGCGCTGCGCGTGCCCCTGCAGACCAAGGCGATGCTGTTCGCCGCCGCGGCCGGGGCGTTGTACGGCCTGCAGGACGCGCTGACCCGGGGGGCCCTGCTCACGCTGGCGCGGGGACCGGGGGCGCTGCTGGCCTCCTGGCAGCTCTACGCGCTGCCGGTGATCGCGGTGACCGGCATCCTGCTCAACCAGAGCGCGTTCGACGCCGCGCCGCTGCGGATCTCGCTGCCCGCGACCACCGCGGCCGAGCCGATCGTCGGCATCCTCCTCGGCGTCGTCCTTTTCGGTGAGCGCCTGCGCGTCGACCCGCCGGCCCTTGCGGGGGAGGTGGGCGGGCTCGTCGCGCTGGTGGCGGGCATCGTCGTCCTCGGCCGCTCGCCCTTCCTGCACAAGTCGGAGCAGGGGCCGAACGGCCGCTCCGCCGCGCCCTGAAGGGACCGGCCGGCGAGGCCCCCTGAATGGTGCGCTGCAGGCCAGGGTGAGGCGGGGCAGGATAAGTCGATCCGCCATCAGGGCGGATCGGCGTCCGGTAGCGTGATCGCGTCAGGTACCGCCGGACGGGCGGGAACGGAACCCTCGGGTTCGAAAGCCTGTGGAGACCCGGTAGGACCACTTCGGTGGCACAGGTCGCTTAAGCAGGAAGCCACAGAAGTACCGCACGCGCGGCACAGGCTGAATCCCCGGCAGCCATGCAGGGGAGCGCGTCAATCGATCAACGCCAGCACGTCTGGGGTGCAGCGTCCGCGACGTCGTCTTCAGCGGCTGACGGCCGGATGACACGCGGCGGGCCCCGCCGGACGCGAAGTCCGGCGGGGCCCGGTGACAACCCGCGTACGGCCGGGGAGTCAGCTGACGGTCAGGACGTGCCCGTGGTCCGCGTGGGCGCCCGCGGAGGCCGCGGCCGACGCCCCGGCGATCCGGGCGGTGGGACGGGTGTCCGGCCCGGGCAGGTCACGGCTGAAGGCGTATACGACGGCCGCCGTGGCGATCGCGCCGGTGTTCAGCGCGAGGGCCTTGTCGTTGATGTTCGCGATGGTGTCGCACGCCTTGTGATAGCAGGAGTCGTACGCCTGGCCGGCGGTGCCGCCGAACAACGCCTGCTCCGCGGGGGTCTTGACGCCCTCCGCGCCGGTGAACACGCCGCCGGCAGGAATCCCGGCGTCGATGAACGGCCCGTAGTCCGACCGCCCGTCGAAGTCGGTGCCGACGTGGCCCTGCCGGATGGTGTCGAAGTACTTCTCGAAGAGCTTCTCGATCTCGTCGGAGCCGGCTGGGCCGGCGGGCGCGCCGGTGGCGTCGGAGTCGTCGCCGTCGTAGATCTTCAACGCGTAGTTGGGAGAGGCGACCATGTCGAAGTTGAGATACAGCTTGATCTTCGCCAGGTCCGCCGGCGGCAGGCTCGCGACGTAGTGCTCCGAGCCGAGCAGGCCCAGCTCCTCGCCGCTCCAGAAGGAGAAGCGCAGCGCGTTCCGGGTCGGGATGGCGCCGAGCTTCGCGGCGACCTCCAGGATCGCGGCGCTGCCCGAGCCGTTGTCGTTGATGCCCGGCCCCGGCAGCACGCTGTCGAGGTGCGCCCCGAGCTGCACGACCTTGTTCGGGTCGCCCCACCTGGAGTCGGCGATGACGTTGTGGGTGGTGCGGATCTCGCTGGTGGTGCTCGTCCTGACGTGGACGACGGTCCCGGCGGCGCCGGCCAGTTCCTGGCCGACCGCGAAGCTCACGCCCACGACGGGGATGTGCACGGTGGGCGCGCCCAGGGTGCCCTGCAGGGTCTCGGTGCGCCCCGGCTGGCCCTCGTTCATGATGATGACGCCGGCGGCTCCGGCGGCCTGCGCGTTCTCCGCCTTGACCTGGAAGGTGCAGGTGCCGCGCTGCACCAGCGCGACCGCGCCGGCCGGGAACGAGGCGAAGTCGGCGGCCTCACAGCCGGAGGTGGAACTGCTGGGGGCCGGCCCGGGCGGCAGCATCAGGTCGACGTTCCGGACCGCGGTCGTGACGTCGCCGGAGCCGGAGTAGGTCATCGTCGCGAACTCCCCGACGGTGCTGCCGTCCGGCGGAGTCGGCGCGTACGTCTTCGGGGCCGGAGCGGTGCGCTCCAGGGTCGCGGTGGCGTTCTCCTTGAAGAACGGGAACTCGAACGCCTGCAGGGTCACCTTGTAGCCGGCCTTCTTCAGCACCCCGGCGACGTAGTCGCGGGAGGCCACGTGGCCGGGTGTGCCGGCGGCCCGGGTGTGGCCGTTCGTGTCGGCGATCTGCTGCAGCTTCGTCAGGTGCTTCTTCACCGCCGACGCGACGATCGTCTGCGCGATCAGCGCGGGATCGGGGTCGGCGCTCGCCGGTGCGGCGGGCAGGAGGGGAAGCACGAGGGCGGACGCCGCGACGGCGGCCGCGGCCCGCATGCCGAGGGTGGCGCGCATTGGGCTCTCCTTCGGGTCCAATGACGATCCGAGACGGCCCAGCAGGCTGGGGACCGAGATCGGCCTCCGCTGGACACTGATCGGGAAACTAACCGCGTTCCGCCGATGTGGGAAGGCCCTCTTTTCCGGAAGCTTTTCCGGACGCCACCTTTCCTGGTAAAAAATCAGCTTTCGGCCGCCCAGTCGAGCAGAGACCCGGCGGTGTCCCAGCGGCGGCTGGAGTCGTCCTCGCCGAGGATGACGCCGACCAGACGGTGGTCGTGGCGGTCGGCCGCGAACGCCAGGCAGAACCCGGCGGCGTTGGTGAAGCCGGTCTTCACGCCGATCGCGCCGGGCAGGCCGAGCATGTGGTTGGTGTTGGACCAGTCGTACCTGCCGTCATCGGTCGAGTGGTGACGGGTCGAGGTGATTTTGGTGAAGATCGGGTCGCGCAGCGCGATCGCCGCGAGTCGGGCCTGGTCGCGGGCGGTGGAGTAGCCGTCCCCGCCCCGCGTGGGCAGCCCGTCGGCGTTGACGTAGTGCGTGTCGTTCAGCCCGAGGCTCTTGGCGGCGGCGTTCATCTTGGCCACGAAGCCGGCCACTCCCGGGCCGTACGCGCGGGCCAGGGCGTGCGCGGCGTCCGCGCCCGAGGGGAGCAGCAGCGCGTAGAGCAGTTCCCCGACCTGAAGGCTGTCGCCGGCGTCGAGATCGGCCGCCGTGCCGTCGTTGTCGCCGGCGTAGGAGACGTCCTCGCGCTTGATCGTCACCTGGTCGGACAGGTTCGCCTCGCGCAACACGACATAGGCGGTCATGATCTTGGTGAGGCTGGCGACCGGCATCCGCTCGCCGGCGTTCTTGTCCAGCAGTTCCCGGCCCGTGGTCGCGTCGAAAAGATAGACGGCCCGGCCGTACGCGTGCGGCGCCGCGTACGCGGGAAACGCCGCGGTGTGTTCGCGGACCGAGGCGACGGACAAGCCGGGAGCGGCCGTGGGGGGCTGCGCGAGCGCGGGCGACGCGACCCCCGTGAACAGGGCAAAGGCCGCCATGAAGACACCAAGGGAAAGCTTACGGGTCGGCATGCGTTTCAGCGTGCCATGACGATTCCTGCACTTTGGATGATTAACAGCAAAGAATCGGCAAAGCGCGTGACCAATGTGACTTCTGGAGGTTTGAGAAATAACTGGTAGTGCGGTGAGGGGCCGGATACGTATTCCTGCCGATGTGCCCGGCCGCCGGGTTGCCTACCGTCGAGGACGCCGACGAGACCCCGAGGTGAGCCATGCGCGTGCCGACCGCGTTCCTGTCCACCCTCCTGTCCACCCTCCTGTCCGCGCTCCTGTCCGCCGTCCTCATCGTGCCCACCCCGGCCACCGCCACAGTGGCCGGGACCAAACCCCCGCCCGGCGGCGTCGACGTCGTCTACCAGCGGGCCGTCTTCGGCCCCGGCACGCGGGAGGGCGTGCGGGCGGGGAAGACCCTCTCCTTCGCCACCCCCGTGGGCACGATCTCCTACGCCGACGCTCTCGGCACGAAGAGCTGGGAGTACGCCCGGTGGACCGGCCCCGAGCGGCCGGTCGGGTTCGCCGCCACCGAACTGGTGGCCTCGTGGACCGCCGACGTCCCGGCCGGAAGCTGGCTGCAGGTCGAGATGCGCGGCCGCCACGCCGCCGGGCAAACGAAGTGGTATGTCCTCGGCCGCTGGGCGTACGGCGACGAGGACATCCGCCGCACGTCGCTGTCAGGACAGCGTGACGCCGACGGCACGGTCTCGGTCGACACGTTCGTGGCCGCGGCGGGCAGGGCGATCACCGCGTACCAGCTGCGCGTGACGTTGTACCGCACGCCGGGCTCGGCCGTGCGGCCGGTGGTCCGCACGCTCGGCGCGATGGCCTCCGCCGTGCCGGACCGGGAGACCGTGCCGGTGAGCCCGGGCGGCGTCGCGTGGGGCCTCGAACTGCCCGTGCCGCGCCGCTCGCAGAACGTCCACGAAGGCCACTACCCGCAGTGGGACGGCGGGGGAGAGGCCTGGTGCAGCCCGACCTCGACCACCATGGCGCTCGGCTACTGGGGCAGGTGGCCGAGCGCGCGGGACACCTCCTGGGTGGACCCCGCCGATCCGGCCCCCGAGGTCGACTACGCCGCCCGCCACACCTACGACTACGCGTACGAGGGCGCGGGCAACTGGCCGTTCAACACCGCCTACGCCGGGCGTTACGGCATGGAGGGGTTCGTCACCCGGCTGCGCTCACTGACCGAGCTGGAGCGGCTGATCAGGGCGGGCGTCCCGGTCGTCACCTCCCAGTCGTTCAAGGCGGAGGAACTGCCCGGCGCGGGATACAGCACGAACGGCCACCTCATGGTGATCATCGGCTTCACCGCCACGGGCGACGTGATCGCCAACGACCCCGCCTCGCGGGACGACGCCGCGGTGCGGCGGGTCTACCCCCGGGCGAACTTCGAGAACGTCTGGCTGCGCAGCACCGGCAGCGGCGGGATCGTGTACGTCATCCACCCGCCGGGCCACCGGCTGCCCGCCACGACGCCGGGCCTGCCGGCCAACTGGTGACCCCGCCGGCCCAGCGTCAGCGGAAGGCGGCCGCGTTGCGCCGCGCCCAGTCCGAGAAGGGGCGCGGCGCACGGCCGAGGACCCGCTCGACCTCCGGGCTGACCCGCCGCTCGCCGGGGGTCGGCTCGCCGAGGATGGCCAGGGTGCCGTCGGCCACCTCCTCGGGCATGAAGGCCGCCATCAGCGCGCGTGCCTCGTCGCGGCTCTGCTCGGCGAACCGTACGGGCTCGCCGAGCGCGTCGCCGAGCGCGGCGGCGATCTGGCGGGGAGAGACCCGCTCCGGCCCGGTGAGCTCGTAGACCCGGCCGTCGTGGCCGGGCTCCCGCAGTGCCGCCGCCGCGACCTCGGCGATGTCGCCGGGATCGACGACCGGCAGCCCGACGTCTCCGAACGGGGCGGTCACCGTGCGACGTAGCCGGACGGACTCCGCCCAGGCGAAGGCGTTGGAGGCGAAGCCGCCCGGCCGCAGGATCGTCCACTCCAGCCCCGAGTTCCTGACCTCGCTCTCGTCCTCCAGGGCCCGCAGGCCGTGACCCGGGGAGAGCGGGCGCGTCCCGGCGGACTGGGAGGACAGCAGGACGACCCGGCGCACCCCCGCCTCCGCGGCGACGCGGAGGATCGGCCGCACGTTCCCGCCCATGGCCAGGTAGTCCCCCGGCGTCACCAGGAACAGGGCGTCCGCCCCCTCCAGCGCGGGGCGCAGGCCGGCGGGATCGGCCAGGTCCGCGGCGACCGTACGGACCCCCTCGGGCACGTCGGCGGCGGAGACGCGGCGGGCGACGGCGGTGACCTCCTCTCCCGCCTCCGCCAGAAGCCGGACCAGGACCCGGCCGACGTTCCCGGTGGCTCCCGTGACGACGATCATAGTGTTCTCCTCTGAGTTAGTTAGTTGGCTGACTCAGAGAGAACCGTAGCACGGCGCGCCGCCTATAGTCAGTCAGGTGACTGACTCGACCGTCTCCCGCGTGCGGGCCGCGAGCGCCAAGCGGCGGCGGCTCACGTCCGCCGCCGCCGAGGTGGTGCACCGGCAGGGCGCCGAGCGCACGACCATCGCCGACATCGCCCGCGCCGCCGGCGTCCCGGTGGGCAACGTGTACTACTACTTCAAGACCAAGGACGAGCTGGTCGCCGCCGCTCTGGACGAACACGCCCGGCATCTCGCGGAGCTGACCGGACGGCTGGAGCGGCTGCCCGATCCGCGTGAGCGGCTCAAGGGGCTGGTGGAGACCTGGATCGGCCGGCGTGACGTCGCGGCGCGGTGGGGCTGCCCGACCGGCACGCTCGCCGCCGAGCTGGACAAGCGCGGCGACGGCGGGCTGGACGCGGAGGCGGGAAAGGTGATCCGGCTGCTGCTCGACTGGGCCGAGCGCCAGTTCCGCGAGCTGGGCCTGCCCGAGCCCGACGGGCTCGCGCTGACCCTGGTGGGCGCCTATCAGGGCATGTCGCTGCTGGCCAACGCGCTGCGCGATCCCGAGATCATGACCCGCGAGGGCAACCGGCTGCTCGGCTGGCTCGGCTCACTGCCCGGCTGAGCTGCCCGGCTGACCCGGTCAGCCCGAGCCGCCTTGGCGCCGTGACAGGAGCGTGGTCAGGGCGGTGGTCCGGGCGGCGTCCCAGCCGTCCGGCGGCGCGATCCGCGCCCAGGCGTTGGCCACCTCGCCGTCGTAGTC is a window of Microbispora sp. NBC_01189 DNA encoding:
- a CDS encoding indolepyruvate ferredoxin oxidoreductase family protein; this encodes MSVSMSPRPVSLDDRYAAESGTVLMSGVQALVRLTLEQRRLDTARGLDTRVFVSGYPGSPLGGVDLEMARAARFLAAAGVVARPALNEELAATAVAGTQLLDVLPGRRHEGVTGFWYGKNPGLDRAADAIRHGNIAGTAALGGAVAWIGDDPGSKSSTVPSTCEPMCQSLTMPLFAPGSVAEIIELGLHAVALSRATGLWAGMKIVTDVADSSATVDLGPLRAGVPAPDRTPRGAPPTLVGPASLDAEHDMLTRRLGLAREYARAHDLNRVTHDAPRATTGVLASGTSYAVVLRALADLGLDETAMDDLGLRLIRLAMPFPLAYDHLAAMAAGLDRVLVVEDKVPFLEGHLKQALYDADHRPDVIGRELLTARGSLAAEDVAEALAVCLGRERLPRRAVALSARPAARPLLPLVAARTPYFCSGCPHNISTRASGDTLVGPGIGCHAMVALHTEGRGRQVGITQMGGEGALWFGLAPFTSDRHFTQNLGDGTFHHSGSLAIRAAVAAEVPITYKLLYNDAVAMTGGQRAEGRLDVPALTRSLAAEGVRRIVVATPEPETYRGIRLAPIASVRHRDDLPAVERELAEVDGVTVLIYDDRCAAEERRLRKRGELPTPTAKVVVNERVCEGCGDCGEASTCLSVQPVETEFGRKTRIHQASCNSDLSCLKGDCPSFLLVEPRPRPRARDEVPGPPVALTEPAPRFPGRPVLLRLPGIGGTGVVTVSQILQMAAHLDGLHAAGLDQTGLAQKGGPVVSDVRVSPHPITGSVRATRGAADVLLCFDVLGAAADGTLAVASPGRTVAVVNTAIVPTAAMVTGRAALPGPEDALARLESATVPGGNVHLDAGALADALFGDHMPANLVLVGAAYQHGCLPISADAIEWAIRLNGAAVETNLAAFRWGRAAVLDREAVFRAAIPGTPAPQEAAEEIGEETLEAALAVRVADLTGYQNAGYAGSYAREVRRVAALAAERAGEKAGDRIAIAYSRGLHKLLAYKDEYEVARLHLDPVERARREREFGADADVSVLLHPPLLRAMGLKRKIRLRRSAGVVFRGLRAARALRGTAADVFGYAAVRRVERTLPGEYRELVRRALDGLTPANAAAVAEIAGLPDMIRGYEGIKLARVAEFRDRAAALLARLDDPSPVEAQ
- a CDS encoding acyl-CoA dehydrogenase family protein, encoding MTVERLLPGQDARDLIELTREIADKELARRVDEHERAETYPEGLFATLGSAGLLGLPYPEEYGGGGQPYEVYLQVIEELAARWAAVAVAVSVHTLACYPLAAYGTPEQRARLLPDMLAGRLIGGYSLSEPQAGSDAAALTCRADRTEGGYRITGTKAWITHGGRADFYALFARTGPGPRGVSCFLAPGAAEGLTFGRPEEKMGLHAIPTTTAHWDGALIEADRLVGVEGQGLSIAFGALDSGRLGIAACATGLAQAALDEAVAYAKERETFGKKIIDHQGLGFLLADMAAGVDAARATYIDAARRRDAGLPYSRQASVAKLVATDTAMRVTTDAVQIFGGYGYTREFRVERYMREAKIMQIFEGTNQIQRLVISRHLAR
- a CDS encoding NAD(P)H-dependent oxidoreductase; translation: MGKPVLQIVVASTRPGRTGLPVARWFRERAAAHDAFEVELVDLAEVNLPFLDEPHHPRLRQYVNQHTKEWSATIERGDAFVFVTPEYNYGFNAVLKNAIDYLHHEWQYKPVGFVSYGGVSAGTRAVQMLKQVVTTLKMVPVSEAVSIPFVAQFLDEEGRLRSNDVMDGAADAMLAELARLAAALRHLRPAA
- a CDS encoding HAD-IA family hydrolase → MAGRPFDAVLCDFDGVLKLQDLEQQTEIERAYGVEPGTVARVTGASPLLVPALTGLVTREEWLASAVPVLAGLVGSAARAGALIGEWITARTWADEEVLALLTRARARVPVVLVSNATSELAAHLRELELHDAFDHVVSSYDVGVIKPDRRIFEIAVEHAGAPAERCLFVDDRAENVAAASALGMTGVHYRAPADLEAALLPLLAD
- a CDS encoding DMT family transporter → MTVTVFLGLVAAALLGLGFVAQQHVAYTEPLGEMLHVRLLLDLARKPVWRAGIALMVGGQIAGALALRRADVASVEPLLATNLIFALGAAALLYQERLGGTEWLGAVLVSGGVAAFLVAGRPHGGGMPASGSLVWIAVLVVVAVAAGMVVVALRVPLQTKAMLFAAAAGALYGLQDALTRGALLTLARGPGALLASWQLYALPVIAVTGILLNQSAFDAAPLRISLPATTAAEPIVGILLGVVLFGERLRVDPPALAGEVGGLVALVAGIVVLGRSPFLHKSEQGPNGRSAAP
- a CDS encoding M28 family metallopeptidase, encoding MRATLGMRAAAAVAASALVLPLLPAAPASADPDPALIAQTIVASAVKKHLTKLQQIADTNGHTRAAGTPGHVASRDYVAGVLKKAGYKVTLQAFEFPFFKENATATLERTAPAPKTYAPTPPDGSTVGEFATMTYSGSGDVTTAVRNVDLMLPPGPAPSSSTSGCEAADFASFPAGAVALVQRGTCTFQVKAENAQAAGAAGVIIMNEGQPGRTETLQGTLGAPTVHIPVVGVSFAVGQELAGAAGTVVHVRTSTTSEIRTTHNVIADSRWGDPNKVVQLGAHLDSVLPGPGINDNGSGSAAILEVAAKLGAIPTRNALRFSFWSGEELGLLGSEHYVASLPPADLAKIKLYLNFDMVASPNYALKIYDGDDSDATGAPAGPAGSDEIEKLFEKYFDTIRQGHVGTDFDGRSDYGPFIDAGIPAGGVFTGAEGVKTPAEQALFGGTAGQAYDSCYHKACDTIANINDKALALNTGAIATAAVVYAFSRDLPGPDTRPTARIAGASAAASAGAHADHGHVLTVS